The DNA window ctacGTGTCCGGCCTGCGCTCTGTGTCTGGTCCTCCCTGGGGCTGGGTCCGCAGTTCATCGTCCAGCCGCTCCTTGGCTCTCACCACCTGCAGGGCAGAGGCAGGGTTAGTTAGCAAAGGGCGCTTGTCAGGAATTGCCTGGCAGCCAAGGCAGAactccccttctccccacacacCCACCTGCCAGGACTAGAGAAGatgctttgggggggggttggttctCCTCTTCCCTAATTAACTTTCAGAACCCTGTGAGGAGGGCTAGGGCTTGCGTGCATGTGACTGCCGCCCAGCGAGCTTCCAAGGtgtgagtggggatctgaaccggGACTTGCCGGATCTTGGTCTGAGCCTGCGGGACCCGAGCCCCAGTCGTggctcctccctctttcccaccctCCCACTCACCTTGGACTGCAGATAGAAGGAGCCCCCCACGGCCTTGTCGTTCACTTTGAATAGATGCTCGTAGTTCTGCAGGGAGAAGCCGGAGAGGGGCGTCGGTCGGGGGCAGCATTCGGGGAggtgtgggtggaggggggggtgtaTCCCTGCCCAGTACGCATGCGCACAGCAAGGGGGGTTGTCACCGGTGCCGCCATTTTACCTTCTGGACGAGCTCTGGGTCCAGCGTGGAGACATTGAG is part of the Sphaerodactylus townsendi isolate TG3544 linkage group LG04, MPM_Stown_v2.3, whole genome shotgun sequence genome and encodes:
- the PAM16 gene encoding mitochondrial import inner membrane translocase subunit TIM16 isoform X2, translating into MAKYLAQIVLVGVQVVGRAFARALRQEFAASQAAAGARGRPHAEAAASSASGVTLQEAQQILNVSTLDPELVQKNYEHLFKVNDKAVGGSFYLQSKVVRAKERLDDELRTQPQGGPDTERRPDT